A single Pseudomonas sp. HN11 DNA region contains:
- a CDS encoding DUF1652 domain-containing protein, producing the protein MLSELELRSIIEGSFLPKRCECIKAEDASLTIKVYDDLDRDRVDLEVKGINANTLDSSRAICNLITGLREDLKHAHTPVLQRVGGRAY; encoded by the coding sequence ATGCTTTCGGAATTAGAACTTCGCAGCATTATTGAAGGAAGTTTCCTGCCTAAACGGTGCGAATGCATCAAAGCCGAAGATGCTTCGCTGACGATCAAAGTCTACGACGACCTAGACCGTGACCGGGTGGATTTAGAAGTCAAAGGTATCAACGCGAATACACTCGACAGCAGTCGAGCGATTTGCAACCTGATCACCGGGTTGCGTGAAGACCTCAAACACGCGCATACCCCCGTCCTGCAACGCGTAGGAGGGCGCGCTTACTGA
- a CDS encoding ecotin family protein has protein sequence MDITGSVIGEAVATILRLVEAAKEEAVQEGVPSAHDYNKTVFNLEPRHHEEQLKVVIKAKESVEVDCNWSISFSALKKSPEGYYVIGKSAGLTTLMACPPASTSRRMQRVDVQLVDAEIDYDSNKPIVIYAAKGVVLSYEVMVK, from the coding sequence ATGGATATTACCGGTAGTGTCATCGGTGAGGCGGTAGCCACCATTTTAAGACTCGTTGAAGCGGCTAAGGAGGAAGCTGTCCAGGAAGGCGTGCCCAGTGCCCATGACTACAATAAAACGGTGTTCAACCTCGAGCCACGTCATCATGAGGAACAGCTGAAGGTGGTAATAAAGGCCAAAGAGTCTGTAGAAGTTGACTGCAACTGGTCGATTTCTTTTTCGGCGTTGAAAAAAAGTCCGGAGGGCTATTACGTGATTGGAAAGAGTGCAGGACTCACGACGCTCATGGCCTGCCCACCGGCCTCGACCAGCCGTCGCATGCAACGCGTGGATGTGCAGTTGGTCGATGCTGAAATTGACTATGACAGCAACAAACCTATTGTCATTTATGCCGCCAAAGGCGTAGTTCTATCCTACGAAGTAATGGTTAAGTAG
- the map gene encoding type I methionyl aminopeptidase, with protein sequence MIKTAAQLAVMRESGRLLAQVFTMLDGFVAAGRSTLELDAAVEAFIRNDLKARPASLGQYDYPFSINTSINEVVCHGMPSAKEILKDGDIINIDITLEKGGYIADSSKMYMIGTVAPKAQRLVEKTFEAMWAGIRQVKPGARLGDIGHAIQSHAQANGYSVVREYCGHGIGRQMHEEPQILHFGRPGTGLELREGMVFTVEPMLNQGSSKVRSLKDGWTVVTQDNSLSAQWEHTVAVTKNGVEVLTLQA encoded by the coding sequence ATGATCAAGACCGCCGCGCAACTGGCCGTGATGCGTGAGTCCGGACGCCTGTTGGCCCAGGTGTTTACCATGCTCGACGGTTTTGTCGCCGCCGGCCGCTCCACCCTGGAGCTGGACGCCGCCGTCGAAGCCTTCATCCGCAATGACTTGAAAGCCCGCCCCGCCAGCCTGGGCCAGTACGACTACCCCTTCTCCATCAACACCTCGATCAACGAAGTGGTGTGCCATGGCATGCCCAGCGCCAAGGAAATTCTCAAGGACGGCGACATCATCAACATCGACATCACCCTGGAAAAAGGTGGCTATATCGCCGACTCCAGCAAGATGTACATGATCGGTACCGTCGCCCCCAAAGCCCAGCGTCTGGTCGAGAAAACCTTCGAAGCGATGTGGGCCGGTATCCGTCAGGTCAAGCCTGGTGCCCGCCTGGGCGATATCGGCCACGCGATCCAGAGCCACGCGCAGGCCAATGGCTACAGCGTGGTGCGCGAATATTGTGGGCACGGCATTGGTCGGCAAATGCATGAAGAACCGCAGATCCTGCACTTCGGTCGTCCCGGCACCGGACTGGAATTGCGTGAAGGCATGGTATTTACCGTGGAGCCTATGCTCAACCAAGGCAGTTCAAAAGTACGCAGCCTTAAGGATGGCTGGACGGTGGTGACCCAGGACAACAGCCTGTCGGCGCAGTGGGAACATACCGTGGCGGTGACGAAAAATGGCGTGGAGGTACTCACGCTTCAGGCGTAA
- a CDS encoding DUF2790 domain-containing protein translates to MKLRTLMLGGVLTLAAVSGLAQADDQTTAVKTVPYHYGMPMNIAKVLAMNETPTNDCKVIKADIKFLDKAGKVEDVSYRKMSEACDFQN, encoded by the coding sequence ATGAAACTGCGCACGTTAATGCTTGGCGGCGTCCTGACACTGGCAGCAGTGTCAGGCCTGGCTCAGGCTGACGATCAGACAACCGCCGTAAAAACCGTGCCTTACCACTACGGCATGCCGATGAACATCGCCAAGGTATTGGCCATGAACGAAACCCCGACCAATGACTGCAAAGTCATCAAGGCCGATATCAAGTTCCTGGACAAGGCTGGCAAAGTGGAAGATGTGAGCTATCGGAAAATGTCCGAAGCCTGCGATTTCCAGAACTGA
- a CDS encoding ParD-like family protein — translation MGIVKITDQLHEQLRLASATMDRSINAQAEFWIKIGLLAELNPHLAYNELINKLLLDKPDLIRGRT, via the coding sequence ATGGGCATCGTCAAGATCACCGACCAACTGCACGAACAACTACGGCTGGCCAGCGCCACGATGGACCGCTCCATCAACGCCCAGGCCGAGTTCTGGATCAAGATCGGCCTGCTCGCCGAACTCAATCCCCACCTGGCCTACAACGAATTGATCAACAAGTTGCTGCTGGACAAGCCCGACCTGATCCGGGGGCGTACTTGA
- a CDS encoding autotransporter family protein — translation MQKSNGFSTRAVLAVGLLSLQYTTPPQSYAACTLTPGPGNDTFICDSGTSAGLTDLLGNNRLTLPAGGSGIINGSVIFGPGADATRIDSGQITGAVQQGAGIDDFIMNGGQIQSLAQGDGRDTFRMTGGTIVGAFEDGDVAEQTGGIIDRVDMKLDKNVYDMSGGTIRGNLVTGFDTDTIIVSGGSIGGNISTSGGDDSITVSGGVINGEIRASVGNDTFNWLNGGQIKSAVLMGDGNDTALLRGLSESLLAATPSIDGGLGNDQLTFDNTTSSTAARYIGWETVNLTNNSRFDLAGDFFLGDSASNTGTFNIDGSSTLAVTQGSVRPYLAGQLATLNNAGTIDMTTGSATANDVLAVHGNYVGNNGQLRLQTVLGDENSATDRLVVSGGTLSGHTQLAVSNLGGVGGFTRNNGIEVVQALNGAVSSTDAFSLKSSVSAGAYEYLLFKGGVTAGTENNWYLRSSVVAVQPPAVPPVPPTPPAVVPVPPIPATPPVVDPDEPPVEPPTSQPVAPVEPPAPPPSQVAAGNSPESAAGNPALPRGIAGAEPIPLYRVEVPVYSVVVPAAQLMTLQALGTFHDRQGEQSLLTETGAVPAGWGRAYGSDFNKHWSGTVSPSFDGSVKGYQFGHDLMAFETSGGQIQRFGLFIGQSRLSGDVKGFSMGWQNNRSGRVKLDGDNFGAYWTLTGPNGWYVDLVAMGTRLDGDNKSERGIKMDTKGHALALSAEAGYPIAVSEHWVVEPQAQVIRQTIDLDSQNDGISRVSFDSQDYWTGRLGARLKGRYLVDNTPVEPYLRVNAWRTFGGSDTVTYDDVDRIKSDHKSSTADVGVGVVARLSSSVSVYMAADYNTNLDGNAMEGVSGNAGVRMSW, via the coding sequence GCCTGACCGATCTGCTGGGCAATAACCGCCTGACGCTGCCCGCAGGTGGCAGCGGCATCATCAACGGCAGCGTCATCTTTGGTCCGGGGGCGGACGCCACGCGGATCGATTCCGGCCAGATCACCGGTGCTGTACAGCAAGGCGCCGGCATCGATGACTTCATTATGAACGGCGGGCAAATCCAGTCCCTGGCACAGGGCGACGGCCGTGACACCTTCCGGATGACGGGCGGCACCATCGTCGGTGCGTTCGAGGACGGCGACGTGGCTGAGCAAACCGGTGGCATCATCGACCGCGTTGACATGAAGCTGGACAAGAACGTCTATGACATGTCTGGCGGCACGATCCGGGGCAACCTGGTCACCGGTTTCGATACCGATACGATCATCGTCTCGGGCGGCAGCATTGGCGGCAATATCAGTACCAGCGGCGGCGACGACAGCATCACGGTCAGCGGCGGCGTGATCAATGGCGAGATCCGTGCCAGCGTCGGCAATGACACCTTCAACTGGCTCAATGGCGGCCAGATCAAATCGGCGGTGCTGATGGGGGATGGCAACGACACCGCGCTGCTGCGCGGCCTCAGCGAAAGCCTGTTGGCTGCCACGCCCTCCATCGACGGCGGCCTGGGCAACGACCAACTGACCTTCGACAACACCACGTCCAGCACGGCGGCCCGCTATATCGGCTGGGAGACGGTCAATCTCACCAACAATTCGCGCTTCGATCTGGCGGGAGATTTTTTCCTGGGTGACAGCGCGAGCAATACCGGCACTTTCAACATTGACGGCAGCAGTACGCTGGCCGTGACCCAAGGCAGCGTACGGCCCTATCTCGCCGGCCAGCTGGCGACACTGAACAACGCCGGTACGATCGACATGACCACCGGCAGCGCCACCGCCAACGATGTGCTGGCGGTACATGGCAATTACGTGGGCAATAACGGCCAGCTGCGGCTGCAAACCGTGCTTGGCGATGAAAACTCCGCGACGGATAGGCTGGTGGTGTCCGGTGGCACGCTGAGCGGCCATACCCAATTGGCGGTGAGCAACCTCGGCGGCGTCGGGGGCTTTACCCGCAACAACGGGATCGAGGTGGTGCAGGCGCTCAACGGCGCGGTGAGCAGCACCGATGCCTTCTCGTTGAAGAGCTCGGTCTCGGCCGGGGCCTATGAATATTTGCTGTTCAAGGGTGGCGTGACGGCCGGCACCGAAAACAACTGGTACCTGCGCTCGTCGGTGGTTGCCGTGCAACCGCCGGCGGTGCCACCGGTGCCACCGACACCACCGGCGGTGGTGCCCGTACCGCCAATTCCAGCGACACCGCCGGTGGTCGACCCCGACGAGCCGCCGGTGGAACCGCCAACCTCGCAACCCGTCGCGCCGGTCGAGCCCCCTGCCCCGCCGCCCAGCCAGGTTGCGGCAGGCAACTCGCCGGAATCCGCCGCGGGCAACCCGGCGCTGCCGAGGGGTATTGCCGGTGCTGAGCCCATCCCGTTATACCGCGTAGAAGTGCCGGTGTATTCGGTGGTGGTACCCGCCGCCCAGTTGATGACCCTGCAAGCGCTGGGCACCTTTCATGATCGCCAGGGCGAGCAAAGCCTGCTGACCGAGACCGGCGCGGTGCCGGCAGGCTGGGGGCGTGCCTATGGCAGCGACTTCAACAAACACTGGTCGGGCACCGTGTCGCCGAGCTTCGACGGCTCGGTCAAAGGCTACCAGTTCGGGCATGACCTGATGGCCTTCGAAACCAGCGGCGGGCAGATCCAGCGCTTCGGGCTGTTTATCGGCCAGAGTCGCCTGAGTGGGGATGTGAAAGGTTTTTCGATGGGCTGGCAGAACAATCGCTCCGGGCGGGTCAAACTCGATGGCGATAACTTCGGTGCCTACTGGACGCTCACCGGTCCGAACGGCTGGTATGTGGATCTGGTTGCAATGGGCACGCGCCTGGATGGCGACAACAAGTCCGAGCGTGGCATAAAGATGGACACCAAGGGCCATGCCCTGGCGCTGTCCGCCGAAGCCGGCTACCCGATCGCCGTTTCCGAGCATTGGGTCGTGGAACCGCAAGCCCAGGTGATCCGCCAGACGATCGACCTGGACAGCCAGAACGACGGTATTTCCAGGGTGTCATTCGACTCCCAGGATTACTGGACCGGCCGCCTCGGCGCCCGCCTCAAGGGCCGCTACCTGGTGGATAACACACCAGTCGAACCTTACCTGCGAGTCAACGCCTGGCGCACCTTCGGCGGCAGCGACACGGTGACCTACGATGATGTGGACCGCATCAAGAGCGATCACAAGTCATCCACGGCGGATGTGGGTGTGGGCGTGGTTGCTCGGCTGTCGTCTTCGGTGAGCGTCTACATGGCAGCAGACTACAACACCAACCTGGACGGCAACGCGATGGAGGGTGTCAGCGGTAATGCCGGGGTTCGTATGAGCTGGTAA